The genomic stretch GGCTCCGGCCCGGCCGGTTGCTGGGCCGGCGCCTCCCCCTCGGGCAGGGGCTGGCGGGAGATGAAGGCCAGAAGCGGCGGCGTGCCGTACTGCCCGAACAGGAACCAGGTCATGCCGCGGATGCCGATCCAGCCGAATGTCGCCACGGAGAGAGTGAACCCGATTCCCAGGCGGAAGCGCTCACCGGTCTGCTGCGCGATCCAGGGCGTGATCGCGTCCACCAGCTCGCGATAGAGGAACATCACCTCGAAGAACATCACGAACAGCTCGACCAGGACCATCTGGACGATCAGCTTGATCTCGCGCTTCCTGAAGCTGTCGATGAGAGCCTGGATGCAGGCGAAGCTGCCCAGGATCAGGAGGAGCAGGAACAGGTACAGGACGGGCCCGGCGAGGCGCGGCGCCTCCATCCCGACCAGATCCGCCAGGACCTCCGACACGGTCGGGAACAGGGTGTAGGTAAAGATCGTCGCCTCGAGCAGGCACCAGAACAGCAGCATCATGAAGGCGATCCATGGCACGCCGGGCCGGAAGTAGCTCTTGGAGAGCCGGCCCGTGAACGTGAAGGGGGCGATCAGAAGCTGCCGCAGCGCTTCCATCAGAAGGCGCAGGGCGAGGCGCGCGAGAGTCAGGACCCAGCCGATAGCCACGACGACCAGCCGGAACAGCCCGATCCAGTAAAACCATACGGCCCGGGCCGCGTCCCACCAGCTCAGGACCACCATCCCCGCGAATTTGACGCGCGCCGACCGGAACAGCACGGTGTAGAGCGACAGCTGCGTGCACCAGACGGCGGCCACGAAAAGAAGGACCGGGAGAAGTAGAAAGACGACTTTGCCCACGGCGGCCCAGTCGGACGACGACGAAAGGAAAAAATTGAGCAACCACTTCTGCATTCCGGCGATCCACGTGATCGGCGCCAGAAGCATCCGGAACACCGACTGCCAGAGGTCGGAGTCCGCGGTGACAGTGCTGTTCAGCATGAGCCCCTCCCTCGGTTCGAACCCGACGAGCACCGTACGATGAACTGAAGGTAGTGTCCTTTGCGGTGGAGTCAAGCGAGCCCGAAGGGGCGGTTACCTCATTGCGATCCCTGTCCCGGCCGCATCGCCGCCCGTCGGCTTTCTGACCGTGTCCGGGGCCGCCGCGTGTCGCGTTTGCACGCGCGGGCCCCTTGCGTGCCGGCGCGCCCTGTTGTAAACAGGAACGCGTCAAGGAGGACGACCCATGGACAAGGCACGGGTGTTCGCGATCGCGGCGGCGCTGCTCGCGCTGACGTCGGGTGTATCGGCCGCCGTCCGGACAAGGGATGTCGAGTACAGGCAGGGGGACACCGTCCTGCAGGGATTTTTCGCATGGGACGACGCCGCGAAGGGCAGGCGGCCCGGGGTGCTGGTCGTGCACGAGTGGTGGGGGCACAACGAGCACGCCCGCGACCAGGCGAAGCGTCTGGCGCAGGCGGGCTACGTCGGCTTCGCGCTCGACATGTACGGCAAGGGGAAGGTGGCCACGCATCCGAAGGACGCCGAAGCGTTCATGACCGAGGCGACGAAGGACCCCGCGGTCTTGACCGCCCGGTTCAACGCGGCGCTGGAACAGCTCAAGCGGGATCCTCACGTCGACCCGGATCAGATCGCCGCGATTGGATACTGCTTCGGGGGCGGGGTCGTTCTGGGCATGGCGCGCTCAGGCGCCGACCTCGACGCGGTCGTGACGTTCCACGGACATCTGGCGACGAAGACGCCGGCCGGGAAAGGGAAGATCAAGGCGCGCATCCTCGTCCTCACGGGCGCCGACGATCCGATGATCCCGCCCCGGCAGGTGGAGGCGTTCAAGAGCGAGATGACGGCCGCGGGGGCGAAGTTCGAGGTGATCAGCTATCCGGGGGCGAAGCACAGCTTCACCAACCCTCGGGCGGACAAGAGCGGGATGGACGGTCTGGCGTACAACGCGGACGCCGACGCGAAGTCCTGGGCCGCCATGCTGGATCTGTTCCATCAGGTCTTCCACTGAAAGGAGTCGCGACCATGGTGTTCCACGGCGTAGACGTGAAGAAACAGTTCAAGCGCATGCGGGAGCTGGCGCCCGAGTCCTACCGGGCGTTCCTCGAGTTCGACGGCAAGGCGTTCGCGGACGGCGCCTTGCCCCTCAAGACGAAGGAGCTGATCGCGATCGGTATCGCGCACATCACGCAGTGCCCGTGGTGCATCGACGCGCACTCCCGGCGCGCGCGCAAGGCCGGGGCGAGCGACGCCGAGATCGGCGAGGTGATCTTCGTGTCGATGGCCCTGGCGGCGGGGGCCGCCTGGAGCCACGGCGGCCTGACGCTCCAGTGCCTGGACGAGCATCAACAGACTTGACGGTCTCTCAT from Candidatus Dormiibacterota bacterium encodes the following:
- a CDS encoding dienelactone hydrolase family protein produces the protein MDKARVFAIAAALLALTSGVSAAVRTRDVEYRQGDTVLQGFFAWDDAAKGRRPGVLVVHEWWGHNEHARDQAKRLAQAGYVGFALDMYGKGKVATHPKDAEAFMTEATKDPAVLTARFNAALEQLKRDPHVDPDQIAAIGYCFGGGVVLGMARSGADLDAVVTFHGHLATKTPAGKGKIKARILVLTGADDPMIPPRQVEAFKSEMTAAGAKFEVISYPGAKHSFTNPRADKSGMDGLAYNADADAKSWAAMLDLFHQVFH
- a CDS encoding carboxymuconolactone decarboxylase family protein — protein: MVFHGVDVKKQFKRMRELAPESYRAFLEFDGKAFADGALPLKTKELIAIGIAHITQCPWCIDAHSRRARKAGASDAEIGEVIFVSMALAAGAAWSHGGLTLQCLDEHQQT